Proteins encoded by one window of Lathamus discolor isolate bLatDis1 unplaced genomic scaffold, bLatDis1.hap1 Scaffold_144, whole genome shotgun sequence:
- the PAK4 gene encoding serine/threonine-protein kinase PAK 4 isoform X6, translating into MPRPSPSPLHQSPSTPTPPQPIPAPAGGGACRQGNAGRADCPDVARSQHGGGRVSCGGGGSGNVGPVRLTPRIPRCCAELGRASPSAQVLAMFTKKKKRLEISAPSNFEHRVHTGYDQHKQKFTGLPRQWQGLIEESAKRPKPLVDPVCITSIQHASQKAEQRPGRPQELASNGPSSASRAPARSTQETPPHPHLTPHASDPQLARQPPPGPAPAPPAAGGPQREPQRVSHEQFRAALQMVVDPGDPRTYLDNFIKIGEGSTGVVCIATVRSSGRLVAVKKMDLRKQQRRELLFNEVVIMRDYQHENVVEMYNSYLVGDELWVVMEFLEGGALTDIVTHTRMSEEQIAAVCLAVLKALSVLHAQGVIHRDIKSDSILLTHDGRVKLSDFGFCAQVNKEVPRRKSLVGTPYWMAPELISRLPYGPEVDIWSLGVMVIEMVDGEPPYFNEPPLKAMKMIRDNLPPKLKNIHKVSPSLKGFLDRMLVRDPGHRATATELLKHPFLGKAGPPSAIVPLMRQNRLR; encoded by the exons ATGCCCcgcccttctccttcccctctccacCAATCGCCTTCGACGCCCACGCCCCCTCAACCGATCCCTGCGCCAGCAGGGGGCGGTGCTTGTCGCCAGGGCAACGCGGGCAGGGCGGATTGCCCGGATGTGGCTCGATCGCAACATGGCGGCGGCCGAGTGAGCTGCGGTGGGGGGGGCAGCGGCAACGTCGGGCCCGTG CGTCTTACCCCGAGGATCCCGCGATGCTGCGCTGAGCTGGGAAGAGCCTCCCCTTCTGCACAG GTCCTCGCCATGTTCACCAAGAAGAAGAAGCGTTTGGAGATCTCGGCTCCCTCCAACTTTGAGCACCGCGTCCACACCGGCTATGACCAACACAAGCAGAAGTTCACGGGGCTGCCCCGGCAATGGCAGGGCCTCATCGAGGAGTCAGCCAAGCGCCCCAAGCCCCTGGTAGATCCCGTCTGCATCACCAGCATCCAGCACGCTTCCCAGAAG gcagagcagcgaCCAGGCCGACCGCAGGAGCTGGCCTCCAACGGCCCCAGCAGCGCCTCCCGAGCTCCAGCCCGCTCGACCCAGGAgacccccccccatccccacctcaCCCCCCACGCCTCTGACCCCCAGCTGGCCCGGCagcccccccccggccctgcgCCAGCGCCGCCAGCAGCAGGGGGACCTCAGCGGGAGCCCCAGCGCGTGTCCCACGAGCAGTTCCGGGCGGCACTTCAGATGGTGGTGGACCCCGGGGACCCTCGCACCTACCTGGACAACTTCATCAAGATCGGGGAGGGCTCCACCGGCGTGGTCTGCATTGCCACCGTGCGCAGCTCAGGCAGGCTGGTGGCCGTCAAGAAGATGGACCTGCGCAAGCAGCAGCGGCGCGAGCTGCTCTTCAACGAG GTGGTGATCATGAGGGACTACCAGCATGAGAACGTGGTGGAGATGTACAACAGCTACCTGGTGGGCGATGAGCTCTGGGTGGTCATGGAGTTCTTGGAAGGCGGCGCCTTGACCGACATCGTCACCCACACCAG GATGAGTGAGGAGCAGATCGCCGCCGTCTGCTTGGCCGTCCTGAAGGCGCTCTCTGTCCTGCATGCCCAAGGGGTCATCCACCGCGACATCAAGAGCGACTCCATCCTCCTGACACACGACGGGCGG GTGAAACTCTCCGACTTCGGGTTCTGCGCCCAAGTGAACAAGGAGGTGCCGCGCCGCAAGTCCCTGGTGGGGACACCCTATTGGATGGCACCGGAGCTCATCTCCCGCCTCCCCTATGGACCAGAG GTGGACATCTGGTCCTTGGGCGTGATGGTCATTGAGATGGTTGATGGAGAGCCACCTTACTTCAATGAGCCACCCCTcaaggccatgaagatgatccgGGACAACCTGCCCCCCAAGCTTAAGAACATCCATAAG GTTTCTCCATCCCTCAAAGGCTTCCTGGACCGCATGCTGGTGCGGGACCCAGGCCACCGCGCCACGGCCACCGAGCTGCTGAAGCACCCATTCCTGGGCAAGGCAGGGCCCCCCTCGGCCATCGTCCCCCTCATGCGCCAGAACCGCCTGCGGTGA
- the PAK4 gene encoding serine/threonine-protein kinase PAK 4 isoform X1, producing the protein MPRPSPSPLHQSPSTPTPPQPIPAPAGGGACRQGNAGRADCPDVARSQHGGGRVSCGGGGSGNVGPVRLTPRIPRCCAELGRASPSAQVLAMFTKKKKRLEISAPSNFEHRVHTGYDQHKQKFTGLPRQWQGLIEESAKRPKPLVDPVCITSIQHASQKTIVRGTKASKDGSLTWLLDEFENMSVSRSNSLRRDSPPFPPRRHQLHQENGLSQGPASAPAQEDARRSRKSRPGAGNEVEQGKERPWDKEEPHGQHQAHQCPAPKATPGGRPPPDYPKAPLERDSKQERVLRRERPEAAEKRPKSTLGAGGSSPPSPRDKRPLSGPSIRTPNIPISEGVMKTAQQTGRAFNTYPRAETDPGPQAEQRPGRPQELASNGPSSASRAPARSTQETPPHPHLTPHASDPQLARQPPPGPAPAPPAAGGPQREPQRVSHEQFRAALQMVVDPGDPRTYLDNFIKIGEGSTGVVCIATVRSSGRLVAVKKMDLRKQQRRELLFNEVVIMRDYQHENVVEMYNSYLVGDELWVVMEFLEGGALTDIVTHTRMSEEQIAAVCLAVLKALSVLHAQGVIHRDIKSDSILLTHDGRVSRAPGTPGSGGDLTPVLTSSFPPHSQVKLSDFGFCAQVNKEVPRRKSLVGTPYWMAPELISRLPYGPEVDIWSLGVMVIEMVDGEPPYFNEPPLKAMKMIRDNLPPKLKNIHKVSPSLKGFLDRMLVRDPGHRATATELLKHPFLGKAGPPSAIVPLMRQNRLR; encoded by the exons ATGCCCcgcccttctccttcccctctccacCAATCGCCTTCGACGCCCACGCCCCCTCAACCGATCCCTGCGCCAGCAGGGGGCGGTGCTTGTCGCCAGGGCAACGCGGGCAGGGCGGATTGCCCGGATGTGGCTCGATCGCAACATGGCGGCGGCCGAGTGAGCTGCGGTGGGGGGGGCAGCGGCAACGTCGGGCCCGTG CGTCTTACCCCGAGGATCCCGCGATGCTGCGCTGAGCTGGGAAGAGCCTCCCCTTCTGCACAG GTCCTCGCCATGTTCACCAAGAAGAAGAAGCGTTTGGAGATCTCGGCTCCCTCCAACTTTGAGCACCGCGTCCACACCGGCTATGACCAACACAAGCAGAAGTTCACGGGGCTGCCCCGGCAATGGCAGGGCCTCATCGAGGAGTCAGCCAAGCGCCCCAAGCCCCTGGTAGATCCCGTCTGCATCACCAGCATCCAGCACGCTTCCCAGAAG ACCATCGTCCGGGGCACCAAAGCCTCCAAGGACGGCTCCTTGACCTGGCTCCTGGATGAGTTTGAGAACATGTCCGTGTCCCGTTCCAATTCCCTGCGCAGGGACAGCCCCCCCTTCCCGCCCCGCCGCCACCAGCTTCATCAGGAGAACGGCCTCTCCCAAGGTCCAGCCTCAGCTCCAGCCCAAGAAGAtgccaggaggagcaggaagagccGCCCCGGGGCCGGGAATGAGGTAGAACAGGGCAAGGAGAGACCCTGGGACAAGGAGGAGCCCCATGGCCAGCACCAGGCCCACCAGTGCCCCGCTCCCAAAGCCACTCCCGGCGGCCGCCCGCCTCCCGACTATCCCAAAGCACCCCTGGAGAGGGACTCCAAGCAGGAGCGGGTGCTGCGGCGGGAGCGCCCCGAAGCCGCTGAGAAGCGCCCCAAGTCCACCTTGGGGGCCGGTGGGAGCAGCCCCCCATCCCCCCGGGACAAGCGCCCACTCTCTGGGCCCAGTATCCGCACTCCTAACATTCCCATCTCGGAGGGGGTGATGAAAACAGCTCAACAGACCGGGCGGGCCTTCAACACCTACCCCCGGGCTGAGACTGACCCCGGCCCGCAG gcagagcagcgaCCAGGCCGACCGCAGGAGCTGGCCTCCAACGGCCCCAGCAGCGCCTCCCGAGCTCCAGCCCGCTCGACCCAGGAgacccccccccatccccacctcaCCCCCCACGCCTCTGACCCCCAGCTGGCCCGGCagcccccccccggccctgcgCCAGCGCCGCCAGCAGCAGGGGGACCTCAGCGGGAGCCCCAGCGCGTGTCCCACGAGCAGTTCCGGGCGGCACTTCAGATGGTGGTGGACCCCGGGGACCCTCGCACCTACCTGGACAACTTCATCAAGATCGGGGAGGGCTCCACCGGCGTGGTCTGCATTGCCACCGTGCGCAGCTCAGGCAGGCTGGTGGCCGTCAAGAAGATGGACCTGCGCAAGCAGCAGCGGCGCGAGCTGCTCTTCAACGAG GTGGTGATCATGAGGGACTACCAGCATGAGAACGTGGTGGAGATGTACAACAGCTACCTGGTGGGCGATGAGCTCTGGGTGGTCATGGAGTTCTTGGAAGGCGGCGCCTTGACCGACATCGTCACCCACACCAG GATGAGTGAGGAGCAGATCGCCGCCGTCTGCTTGGCCGTCCTGAAGGCGCTCTCTGTCCTGCATGCCCAAGGGGTCATCCACCGCGACATCAAGAGCGACTCCATCCTCCTGACACACGACGGGCGGGTGAGCAGGGCCCCCGGCACCCCAGGCTCTGGTGGTGACCTCACCCCTGTCCTCAcgtcctccttccctccccattcCCAGGTGAAACTCTCCGACTTCGGGTTCTGCGCCCAAGTGAACAAGGAGGTGCCGCGCCGCAAGTCCCTGGTGGGGACACCCTATTGGATGGCACCGGAGCTCATCTCCCGCCTCCCCTATGGACCAGAG GTGGACATCTGGTCCTTGGGCGTGATGGTCATTGAGATGGTTGATGGAGAGCCACCTTACTTCAATGAGCCACCCCTcaaggccatgaagatgatccgGGACAACCTGCCCCCCAAGCTTAAGAACATCCATAAG GTTTCTCCATCCCTCAAAGGCTTCCTGGACCGCATGCTGGTGCGGGACCCAGGCCACCGCGCCACGGCCACCGAGCTGCTGAAGCACCCATTCCTGGGCAAGGCAGGGCCCCCCTCGGCCATCGTCCCCCTCATGCGCCAGAACCGCCTGCGGTGA
- the PAK4 gene encoding serine/threonine-protein kinase PAK 4 isoform X2: MPRPSPSPLHQSPSTPTPPQPIPAPAGGGACRQGNAGRADCPDVARSQHGGGRVSCGGGGSGNVGPVRLTPRIPRCCAELGRASPSAQVLAMFTKKKKRLEISAPSNFEHRVHTGYDQHKQKFTGLPRQWQGLIEESAKRPKPLVDPVCITSIQHASQKTIVRGTKASKDGSLTWLLDEFENMSVSRSNSLRRDSPPFPPRRHQLHQENGLSQGPASAPAQEDARRSRKSRPGAGNEVEQGKERPWDKEEPHGQHQAHQCPAPKATPGGRPPPDYPKAPLERDSKQERVLRRERPEAAEKRPKSTLGAGGSSPPSPRDKRPLSGPSIRTPNIPISEGVMKTAQQTGRAFNTYPRAETDPGPQAEQRPGRPQELASNGPSSASRAPARSTQETPPHPHLTPHASDPQLARQPPPGPAPAPPAAGGPQREPQRVSHEQFRAALQMVVDPGDPRTYLDNFIKIGEGSTGVVCIATVRSSGRLVAVKKMDLRKQQRRELLFNEVVIMRDYQHENVVEMYNSYLVGDELWVVMEFLEGGALTDIVTHTRMSEEQIAAVCLAVLKALSVLHAQGVIHRDIKSDSILLTHDGRVKLSDFGFCAQVNKEVPRRKSLVGTPYWMAPELISRLPYGPEVDIWSLGVMVIEMVDGEPPYFNEPPLKAMKMIRDNLPPKLKNIHKVSPSLKGFLDRMLVRDPGHRATATELLKHPFLGKAGPPSAIVPLMRQNRLR; the protein is encoded by the exons ATGCCCcgcccttctccttcccctctccacCAATCGCCTTCGACGCCCACGCCCCCTCAACCGATCCCTGCGCCAGCAGGGGGCGGTGCTTGTCGCCAGGGCAACGCGGGCAGGGCGGATTGCCCGGATGTGGCTCGATCGCAACATGGCGGCGGCCGAGTGAGCTGCGGTGGGGGGGGCAGCGGCAACGTCGGGCCCGTG CGTCTTACCCCGAGGATCCCGCGATGCTGCGCTGAGCTGGGAAGAGCCTCCCCTTCTGCACAG GTCCTCGCCATGTTCACCAAGAAGAAGAAGCGTTTGGAGATCTCGGCTCCCTCCAACTTTGAGCACCGCGTCCACACCGGCTATGACCAACACAAGCAGAAGTTCACGGGGCTGCCCCGGCAATGGCAGGGCCTCATCGAGGAGTCAGCCAAGCGCCCCAAGCCCCTGGTAGATCCCGTCTGCATCACCAGCATCCAGCACGCTTCCCAGAAG ACCATCGTCCGGGGCACCAAAGCCTCCAAGGACGGCTCCTTGACCTGGCTCCTGGATGAGTTTGAGAACATGTCCGTGTCCCGTTCCAATTCCCTGCGCAGGGACAGCCCCCCCTTCCCGCCCCGCCGCCACCAGCTTCATCAGGAGAACGGCCTCTCCCAAGGTCCAGCCTCAGCTCCAGCCCAAGAAGAtgccaggaggagcaggaagagccGCCCCGGGGCCGGGAATGAGGTAGAACAGGGCAAGGAGAGACCCTGGGACAAGGAGGAGCCCCATGGCCAGCACCAGGCCCACCAGTGCCCCGCTCCCAAAGCCACTCCCGGCGGCCGCCCGCCTCCCGACTATCCCAAAGCACCCCTGGAGAGGGACTCCAAGCAGGAGCGGGTGCTGCGGCGGGAGCGCCCCGAAGCCGCTGAGAAGCGCCCCAAGTCCACCTTGGGGGCCGGTGGGAGCAGCCCCCCATCCCCCCGGGACAAGCGCCCACTCTCTGGGCCCAGTATCCGCACTCCTAACATTCCCATCTCGGAGGGGGTGATGAAAACAGCTCAACAGACCGGGCGGGCCTTCAACACCTACCCCCGGGCTGAGACTGACCCCGGCCCGCAG gcagagcagcgaCCAGGCCGACCGCAGGAGCTGGCCTCCAACGGCCCCAGCAGCGCCTCCCGAGCTCCAGCCCGCTCGACCCAGGAgacccccccccatccccacctcaCCCCCCACGCCTCTGACCCCCAGCTGGCCCGGCagcccccccccggccctgcgCCAGCGCCGCCAGCAGCAGGGGGACCTCAGCGGGAGCCCCAGCGCGTGTCCCACGAGCAGTTCCGGGCGGCACTTCAGATGGTGGTGGACCCCGGGGACCCTCGCACCTACCTGGACAACTTCATCAAGATCGGGGAGGGCTCCACCGGCGTGGTCTGCATTGCCACCGTGCGCAGCTCAGGCAGGCTGGTGGCCGTCAAGAAGATGGACCTGCGCAAGCAGCAGCGGCGCGAGCTGCTCTTCAACGAG GTGGTGATCATGAGGGACTACCAGCATGAGAACGTGGTGGAGATGTACAACAGCTACCTGGTGGGCGATGAGCTCTGGGTGGTCATGGAGTTCTTGGAAGGCGGCGCCTTGACCGACATCGTCACCCACACCAG GATGAGTGAGGAGCAGATCGCCGCCGTCTGCTTGGCCGTCCTGAAGGCGCTCTCTGTCCTGCATGCCCAAGGGGTCATCCACCGCGACATCAAGAGCGACTCCATCCTCCTGACACACGACGGGCGG GTGAAACTCTCCGACTTCGGGTTCTGCGCCCAAGTGAACAAGGAGGTGCCGCGCCGCAAGTCCCTGGTGGGGACACCCTATTGGATGGCACCGGAGCTCATCTCCCGCCTCCCCTATGGACCAGAG GTGGACATCTGGTCCTTGGGCGTGATGGTCATTGAGATGGTTGATGGAGAGCCACCTTACTTCAATGAGCCACCCCTcaaggccatgaagatgatccgGGACAACCTGCCCCCCAAGCTTAAGAACATCCATAAG GTTTCTCCATCCCTCAAAGGCTTCCTGGACCGCATGCTGGTGCGGGACCCAGGCCACCGCGCCACGGCCACCGAGCTGCTGAAGCACCCATTCCTGGGCAAGGCAGGGCCCCCCTCGGCCATCGTCCCCCTCATGCGCCAGAACCGCCTGCGGTGA
- the PAK4 gene encoding serine/threonine-protein kinase PAK 4 isoform X4: MPRPSPSPLHQSPSTPTPPQPIPAPAGGGACRQGNAGRADCPDVARSQHGGGRVSCGGGGSGNVGPVRLTPRIPRCCAELGRASPSAQVLAMFTKKKKRLEISAPSNFEHRVHTGYDQHKQKFTGLPRQWQGLIEESAKRPKPLVDPVCITSIQHASQKTIVRGTKASKDGSLTWLLDEFENMSVSRSNSLRRDSPPFPPRRHQLHQENGLSQGPASAPAQEDARRSRKSRPGAGNEAEQRPGRPQELASNGPSSASRAPARSTQETPPHPHLTPHASDPQLARQPPPGPAPAPPAAGGPQREPQRVSHEQFRAALQMVVDPGDPRTYLDNFIKIGEGSTGVVCIATVRSSGRLVAVKKMDLRKQQRRELLFNEVVIMRDYQHENVVEMYNSYLVGDELWVVMEFLEGGALTDIVTHTRMSEEQIAAVCLAVLKALSVLHAQGVIHRDIKSDSILLTHDGRVKLSDFGFCAQVNKEVPRRKSLVGTPYWMAPELISRLPYGPEVDIWSLGVMVIEMVDGEPPYFNEPPLKAMKMIRDNLPPKLKNIHKVSPSLKGFLDRMLVRDPGHRATATELLKHPFLGKAGPPSAIVPLMRQNRLR, from the exons ATGCCCcgcccttctccttcccctctccacCAATCGCCTTCGACGCCCACGCCCCCTCAACCGATCCCTGCGCCAGCAGGGGGCGGTGCTTGTCGCCAGGGCAACGCGGGCAGGGCGGATTGCCCGGATGTGGCTCGATCGCAACATGGCGGCGGCCGAGTGAGCTGCGGTGGGGGGGGCAGCGGCAACGTCGGGCCCGTG CGTCTTACCCCGAGGATCCCGCGATGCTGCGCTGAGCTGGGAAGAGCCTCCCCTTCTGCACAG GTCCTCGCCATGTTCACCAAGAAGAAGAAGCGTTTGGAGATCTCGGCTCCCTCCAACTTTGAGCACCGCGTCCACACCGGCTATGACCAACACAAGCAGAAGTTCACGGGGCTGCCCCGGCAATGGCAGGGCCTCATCGAGGAGTCAGCCAAGCGCCCCAAGCCCCTGGTAGATCCCGTCTGCATCACCAGCATCCAGCACGCTTCCCAGAAG ACCATCGTCCGGGGCACCAAAGCCTCCAAGGACGGCTCCTTGACCTGGCTCCTGGATGAGTTTGAGAACATGTCCGTGTCCCGTTCCAATTCCCTGCGCAGGGACAGCCCCCCCTTCCCGCCCCGCCGCCACCAGCTTCATCAGGAGAACGGCCTCTCCCAAGGTCCAGCCTCAGCTCCAGCCCAAGAAGAtgccaggaggagcaggaagagccGCCCCGGGGCCGGGAATGAG gcagagcagcgaCCAGGCCGACCGCAGGAGCTGGCCTCCAACGGCCCCAGCAGCGCCTCCCGAGCTCCAGCCCGCTCGACCCAGGAgacccccccccatccccacctcaCCCCCCACGCCTCTGACCCCCAGCTGGCCCGGCagcccccccccggccctgcgCCAGCGCCGCCAGCAGCAGGGGGACCTCAGCGGGAGCCCCAGCGCGTGTCCCACGAGCAGTTCCGGGCGGCACTTCAGATGGTGGTGGACCCCGGGGACCCTCGCACCTACCTGGACAACTTCATCAAGATCGGGGAGGGCTCCACCGGCGTGGTCTGCATTGCCACCGTGCGCAGCTCAGGCAGGCTGGTGGCCGTCAAGAAGATGGACCTGCGCAAGCAGCAGCGGCGCGAGCTGCTCTTCAACGAG GTGGTGATCATGAGGGACTACCAGCATGAGAACGTGGTGGAGATGTACAACAGCTACCTGGTGGGCGATGAGCTCTGGGTGGTCATGGAGTTCTTGGAAGGCGGCGCCTTGACCGACATCGTCACCCACACCAG GATGAGTGAGGAGCAGATCGCCGCCGTCTGCTTGGCCGTCCTGAAGGCGCTCTCTGTCCTGCATGCCCAAGGGGTCATCCACCGCGACATCAAGAGCGACTCCATCCTCCTGACACACGACGGGCGG GTGAAACTCTCCGACTTCGGGTTCTGCGCCCAAGTGAACAAGGAGGTGCCGCGCCGCAAGTCCCTGGTGGGGACACCCTATTGGATGGCACCGGAGCTCATCTCCCGCCTCCCCTATGGACCAGAG GTGGACATCTGGTCCTTGGGCGTGATGGTCATTGAGATGGTTGATGGAGAGCCACCTTACTTCAATGAGCCACCCCTcaaggccatgaagatgatccgGGACAACCTGCCCCCCAAGCTTAAGAACATCCATAAG GTTTCTCCATCCCTCAAAGGCTTCCTGGACCGCATGCTGGTGCGGGACCCAGGCCACCGCGCCACGGCCACCGAGCTGCTGAAGCACCCATTCCTGGGCAAGGCAGGGCCCCCCTCGGCCATCGTCCCCCTCATGCGCCAGAACCGCCTGCGGTGA
- the PAK4 gene encoding serine/threonine-protein kinase PAK 4 isoform X3: MFTKKKKRLEISAPSNFEHRVHTGYDQHKQKFTGLPRQWQGLIEESAKRPKPLVDPVCITSIQHASQKTIVRGTKASKDGSLTWLLDEFENMSVSRSNSLRRDSPPFPPRRHQLHQENGLSQGPASAPAQEDARRSRKSRPGAGNEVEQGKERPWDKEEPHGQHQAHQCPAPKATPGGRPPPDYPKAPLERDSKQERVLRRERPEAAEKRPKSTLGAGGSSPPSPRDKRPLSGPSIRTPNIPISEGVMKTAQQTGRAFNTYPRAETDPGPQAEQRPGRPQELASNGPSSASRAPARSTQETPPHPHLTPHASDPQLARQPPPGPAPAPPAAGGPQREPQRVSHEQFRAALQMVVDPGDPRTYLDNFIKIGEGSTGVVCIATVRSSGRLVAVKKMDLRKQQRRELLFNEVVIMRDYQHENVVEMYNSYLVGDELWVVMEFLEGGALTDIVTHTRMSEEQIAAVCLAVLKALSVLHAQGVIHRDIKSDSILLTHDGRVSRAPGTPGSGGDLTPVLTSSFPPHSQVKLSDFGFCAQVNKEVPRRKSLVGTPYWMAPELISRLPYGPEVDIWSLGVMVIEMVDGEPPYFNEPPLKAMKMIRDNLPPKLKNIHKVSPSLKGFLDRMLVRDPGHRATATELLKHPFLGKAGPPSAIVPLMRQNRLR; this comes from the exons ATGTTCACCAAGAAGAAGAAGCGTTTGGAGATCTCGGCTCCCTCCAACTTTGAGCACCGCGTCCACACCGGCTATGACCAACACAAGCAGAAGTTCACGGGGCTGCCCCGGCAATGGCAGGGCCTCATCGAGGAGTCAGCCAAGCGCCCCAAGCCCCTGGTAGATCCCGTCTGCATCACCAGCATCCAGCACGCTTCCCAGAAG ACCATCGTCCGGGGCACCAAAGCCTCCAAGGACGGCTCCTTGACCTGGCTCCTGGATGAGTTTGAGAACATGTCCGTGTCCCGTTCCAATTCCCTGCGCAGGGACAGCCCCCCCTTCCCGCCCCGCCGCCACCAGCTTCATCAGGAGAACGGCCTCTCCCAAGGTCCAGCCTCAGCTCCAGCCCAAGAAGAtgccaggaggagcaggaagagccGCCCCGGGGCCGGGAATGAGGTAGAACAGGGCAAGGAGAGACCCTGGGACAAGGAGGAGCCCCATGGCCAGCACCAGGCCCACCAGTGCCCCGCTCCCAAAGCCACTCCCGGCGGCCGCCCGCCTCCCGACTATCCCAAAGCACCCCTGGAGAGGGACTCCAAGCAGGAGCGGGTGCTGCGGCGGGAGCGCCCCGAAGCCGCTGAGAAGCGCCCCAAGTCCACCTTGGGGGCCGGTGGGAGCAGCCCCCCATCCCCCCGGGACAAGCGCCCACTCTCTGGGCCCAGTATCCGCACTCCTAACATTCCCATCTCGGAGGGGGTGATGAAAACAGCTCAACAGACCGGGCGGGCCTTCAACACCTACCCCCGGGCTGAGACTGACCCCGGCCCGCAG gcagagcagcgaCCAGGCCGACCGCAGGAGCTGGCCTCCAACGGCCCCAGCAGCGCCTCCCGAGCTCCAGCCCGCTCGACCCAGGAgacccccccccatccccacctcaCCCCCCACGCCTCTGACCCCCAGCTGGCCCGGCagcccccccccggccctgcgCCAGCGCCGCCAGCAGCAGGGGGACCTCAGCGGGAGCCCCAGCGCGTGTCCCACGAGCAGTTCCGGGCGGCACTTCAGATGGTGGTGGACCCCGGGGACCCTCGCACCTACCTGGACAACTTCATCAAGATCGGGGAGGGCTCCACCGGCGTGGTCTGCATTGCCACCGTGCGCAGCTCAGGCAGGCTGGTGGCCGTCAAGAAGATGGACCTGCGCAAGCAGCAGCGGCGCGAGCTGCTCTTCAACGAG GTGGTGATCATGAGGGACTACCAGCATGAGAACGTGGTGGAGATGTACAACAGCTACCTGGTGGGCGATGAGCTCTGGGTGGTCATGGAGTTCTTGGAAGGCGGCGCCTTGACCGACATCGTCACCCACACCAG GATGAGTGAGGAGCAGATCGCCGCCGTCTGCTTGGCCGTCCTGAAGGCGCTCTCTGTCCTGCATGCCCAAGGGGTCATCCACCGCGACATCAAGAGCGACTCCATCCTCCTGACACACGACGGGCGGGTGAGCAGGGCCCCCGGCACCCCAGGCTCTGGTGGTGACCTCACCCCTGTCCTCAcgtcctccttccctccccattcCCAGGTGAAACTCTCCGACTTCGGGTTCTGCGCCCAAGTGAACAAGGAGGTGCCGCGCCGCAAGTCCCTGGTGGGGACACCCTATTGGATGGCACCGGAGCTCATCTCCCGCCTCCCCTATGGACCAGAG GTGGACATCTGGTCCTTGGGCGTGATGGTCATTGAGATGGTTGATGGAGAGCCACCTTACTTCAATGAGCCACCCCTcaaggccatgaagatgatccgGGACAACCTGCCCCCCAAGCTTAAGAACATCCATAAG GTTTCTCCATCCCTCAAAGGCTTCCTGGACCGCATGCTGGTGCGGGACCCAGGCCACCGCGCCACGGCCACCGAGCTGCTGAAGCACCCATTCCTGGGCAAGGCAGGGCCCCCCTCGGCCATCGTCCCCCTCATGCGCCAGAACCGCCTGCGGTGA